A portion of the Mauremys reevesii isolate NIE-2019 linkage group 18, ASM1616193v1, whole genome shotgun sequence genome contains these proteins:
- the LOC120386055 gene encoding armadillo repeat protein deleted in velo-cardio-facial syndrome-like, translating to MLFNRVINMCFLFLTSDLCPPAPLPNPFHLPWSVNRQEHLRTIMDDYDIRSAASILASVKEQEARFERLTRALEEERRNVSLQLERANQPSERMSMCNIGNGQPLATAWQQLVLQDIQQQRTDLYCLV from the exons ATGCTATTTAATAGAGTAATTAACATGTGCTTTTTATTCTTAACCTCTGACCTGTGCCCTCCCGCCCCTTTACCTAACCCTTTCCATTTGCCCTGGTCAGTTAACAGGCAGGAACATTTGAGAACAATCATGGATGATTATGATATCAGGTCTGCTGCCAGCATTTTGGCATCTGTTAAAGAGCAAGAGGCTCGTTTCGAGCGGCTCACCCGTGCACTTGAAGAAGAGCGACGCAATGTCTCCTTGCAGCTTGAACGCGCTAATCAGCCCTCAGAACGAATGAGCATGTGCAACATTGGCAATGGTCAGCCACTGGCAACCGCGTGGCAGCAACTTGTCCTGCAG GACATTCAGCAGCAAAGAACTGACCTTTATTGCTTGGtctaa